The Dehalococcoidia bacterium sequence GGCGGCGTCGGCCGTCGCGAGCTGCTCGGGCGTTGCGCCCGCACGCGCATCGGCGAGTTTTTCTTCCGCCGCCCGCAGCGACGCCTGCGCGGCAGCGACCGCCGCATCGACTGCGGCCCTGTCCGTGCTCGAAGGCCCGTCTTCGAGCGCGGCGAGCTTCGCTTCGGCAGATTCGAGCGCGTTCTCCGCCGAGTCGACCGAAGCCTCAGCCGAGTCGCGCGTGTTCACGGCGTTCAGGTAGGCGCTATTCGATGAGATCACCGTCAGCGCCGCCGATGCGTTCGCCCCGGCCAGTTGCCCGTCCAGGTACGATCCGTCGGCGCCGGAGATCGGCGCGGGGTACGCGCCGCAGAAAGCGGGCGCGCCATCGGCGCCGCAGTACAGCACCTGCGCGTTCTTTAACGCCGCGGCCGCCGACACCACGCTGTTGCCGGCACTCGCCAATGCGTTCTCCGCGGAGGTCAACGCTGTTTCGGCCGCGGTCACCGCCGCTTCCGCCCCGATCACCTCCGCATCGTCTGCGCCATCTATGAGCTGCTGCTGATTCGACTGCGCCGTCGCTAGCTGTGACCGCGCGCTCTCGACTGCCTGCTCCGCCGCCGCGAGGTCCGCCGCCGACGCGCCGTCGATCAGCTCCGTACGGTCGTTGCCGGCCTTCACGAGCGCCGCGCGCGCCGTCTCGACTGCCTGGAACGCAGCCGCGAGGTCGGCGTCCGTCGAACCGTCGAGCAGATCTTGCAGGCGCAGTTGCGCTGTCCGCTGGCTGGTCTGCGCGGACGCGACGTTGTTGGCGAAGTCGTCCGACTCCATCGCCGCCAACACCTGCCCTTCCCGGACTTCGTCGCCAATCTTCACGTTGACGCTGGCGACCTTGCCGGACGACTGGAACACCAGGTCGCTGTTGAGCTGGGCGTCTGCCACACCCGATATGAGGAGCGTTGCGCTGATGGTCTTCCGCTCGACGGGGATGTCTTCCGTCGCCCGCGCCACCGTCGCTTCCTCGCGAACGAAGAAGTAGTAGACGGCGGCGGCTGAGAACGCCACCACCAGCAGGAGGATCGCGAAGCTGATCACCCTGGCGCGCCAGGGACTCTCGTCGATCGTCAGGTCGTCGTCGAGGTCGAACGTAGCGGCCACAGCATCCTCTTCAATGAATGTCATTCATTGCAGAGAGAGAGGC is a genomic window containing:
- a CDS encoding biotin/lipoyl-binding protein, whose product is MAATFDLDDDLTIDESPWRARVISFAILLLVVAFSAAAVYYFFVREEATVARATEDIPVERKTISATLLISGVADAQLNSDLVFQSSGKVASVNVKIGDEVREGQVLAAMESDDFANNVASAQTSQRTAQLRLQDLLDGSTDADLAAAFQAVETARAALVKAGNDRTELIDGASAADLAAAEQAVESARSQLATAQSNQQQLIDGADDAEVIGAEAAVTAAETALTSAENALASAGNSVVSAAAALKNAQVLYCGADGAPAFCGAYPAPISGADGSYLDGQLAGANASAALTVISSNSAYLNAVNTRDSAEASVDSAENALESAEAKLAALEDGPSSTDRAAVDAAVAAAQASLRAAEEKLADARAGATPEQLATADAAVSSAEASFASAEARYDEALDGPTANAIAQAQEAVRTAALSVVAAEIRLEEAQIIAPFDGTVAAVNITAGEFFGPANVDPAIILLTPDRMHLEMDISESDYQSVEVGQSGVALFDAGGVYPFTISEIGLAPTQNQGVVTYKVKADLVVGASRPSPGMNARGQITTESKPDVLTVPPRAIRNNGQAQVVDARRDGTVQEVVVTTGLSDQNNVEILTGLQDGDIVVAPVLNAGAQNDEDEFEPLPGGVS